A region of Clostridium acetobutylicum ATCC 824 DNA encodes the following proteins:
- a CDS encoding B12-binding domain-containing radical SAM protein, with protein sequence MKKHIALIFTPINKKYKDALTHYAPPLGLVALANYISERLQNVRISILDGSVTHSMEDIIKFIEDEKPDIVAQSVQLISYENSLVIAKSAHNIGSINVLGGQHATQMADAIIFRQQGLIDYVSIEDGEESLLGLLEERDISEIPNLVFMKDGKINRTKYFQLDLKNAPKLDYSIVDFKPYQKLLNESNFTNPNPINNYLRVYSHKGCGNRKNSVGCVFCGRADKGVRFKSPEKFWEDIKICADEFKADYIFDVGDDFLYNHDWVSKVAEIKPDIRKKFELGIFARANRVNLSIAKKLKKIGVTDVVIGFESGDEEVLRRCNKRDTSTETSLIAADALATAGIDITASFVLGLPGENSESLKKTIKCAEKVVNIITEKLGRPPREMVGNLIEPSPGSIAYNQLLKAYPGKYYLNDYVPLDEMQRDYFKYYFGLDSLKSYLEFRKELNKAAQEIHGLVSFSDSQGWLEDEFV encoded by the coding sequence ATGAAAAAACATATAGCGTTAATTTTTACACCCATAAACAAAAAATATAAGGATGCATTAACACACTATGCACCGCCATTAGGATTAGTTGCTCTTGCAAATTATATATCTGAAAGATTGCAAAATGTGAGAATATCAATTCTTGATGGGAGTGTTACCCACTCGATGGAGGACATTATAAAATTTATAGAGGATGAAAAACCAGATATAGTTGCTCAAAGTGTACAACTTATATCTTATGAAAATTCCCTGGTAATTGCGAAAAGTGCTCATAACATTGGCTCTATAAATGTTCTTGGTGGACAGCATGCGACCCAAATGGCAGATGCAATAATTTTTAGACAGCAAGGATTAATTGATTATGTAAGTATTGAGGATGGAGAGGAGTCTTTACTAGGACTATTAGAAGAAAGAGATATTAGCGAAATTCCTAATTTGGTTTTTATGAAAGACGGAAAAATTAATAGGACAAAATACTTTCAACTAGATTTAAAAAATGCACCAAAATTAGATTATTCCATCGTAGATTTTAAACCATATCAAAAATTGCTTAATGAAAGTAACTTTACAAACCCTAACCCTATAAATAATTATCTTCGTGTTTATTCACATAAAGGATGCGGCAATCGTAAAAATAGTGTGGGCTGCGTATTTTGTGGAAGAGCAGACAAAGGAGTAAGATTTAAAAGTCCAGAGAAATTTTGGGAAGACATTAAAATATGTGCAGATGAGTTTAAAGCAGACTATATATTTGATGTAGGAGATGATTTTTTATATAACCATGATTGGGTCTCAAAAGTGGCTGAAATAAAGCCTGATATACGAAAAAAGTTTGAATTAGGTATATTCGCAAGGGCTAATAGAGTTAATTTATCAATAGCAAAAAAACTTAAAAAGATTGGAGTAACTGATGTTGTTATTGGATTCGAATCCGGTGATGAAGAGGTATTGCGTCGTTGTAATAAACGAGATACATCTACTGAAACTAGTTTAATTGCAGCAGATGCATTAGCTACAGCAGGAATTGATATAACAGCAAGTTTTGTATTGGGTTTACCTGGAGAAAATTCAGAATCATTAAAGAAAACAATTAAGTGTGCTGAAAAGGTTGTAAACATAATAACGGAAAAATTGGGGAGACCGCCTAGAGAAATGGTTGGGAATCTTATAGAGCCTAGTCCTGGTTCTATAGCTTATAATCAATTATTAAAAGCATATCCTGGTAAGTACTATTTAAATGATTATGTACCATTGGATGAAATGCAAAGGGATTACTTTAAATATTATTTTGGTTTGGATTCGTTGAAATCATATTTAGAGTTTAGGAAAGAATTAAATAAGGCAGCACAAGAAATACATGGTCTTGTTAGCTTTTCCGATTCCCAAGGATGGCTTGAGGATGAATTTGTATAA
- a CDS encoding DUF2000 domain-containing protein, whose product MSDLSYDYREKKIVVTLAVNIPLEVAFNVIGHLGISIGFYANDNFMGKSHIMDKSGKPHIGISKYPVIITQAKQQKLRKAINEARESNDILMVDFPRQMLITEHDDELVKSLGESLEEDLEYLGAIFYGKSKYVDSITGKFSLWRSNNVKVN is encoded by the coding sequence ATGAGTGATTTATCATATGATTACAGAGAAAAAAAGATAGTAGTTACACTTGCAGTAAATATTCCGCTAGAGGTAGCTTTTAATGTAATAGGACATCTTGGGATTTCTATTGGATTTTATGCAAATGATAATTTTATGGGAAAGTCGCATATTATGGATAAGTCGGGAAAACCTCATATAGGAATATCAAAATATCCTGTTATTATTACTCAGGCAAAGCAACAAAAGTTACGAAAAGCAATAAATGAAGCAAGGGAAAGTAATGATATTTTGATGGTGGATTTTCCAAGACAAATGTTAATTACTGAACATGATGATGAATTAGTAAAATCATTAGGCGAGTCTTTGGAAGAAGATTTAGAATACTTAGGTGCAATATTTTATGGAAAAAGCAAATATGTCGATAGCATAACTGGCAAGTTTTCGCTGTGGAGGAGTAATAATGTCAAAGTCAACTAA